One region of Rhodohalobacter mucosus genomic DNA includes:
- a CDS encoding helix-turn-helix domain-containing protein, with translation MSFFLEKIGRVKENCYSNKGQIRTVILTRAYIKNNYHKDVDLDLLSRLHLTSKYHLLRLFRQYYGITIRQYLIDTRIENAKLYLGRGMSVTETCFAVGYNSLSSFITLFKTKTGVTPAEYQKQQFSISTSPAAF, from the coding sequence ATGAGTTTTTTCCTGGAAAAAATAGGTAGAGTTAAGGAGAACTGTTATTCCAATAAAGGACAGATCAGAACAGTTATTTTGACGCGTGCGTATATCAAAAACAATTATCATAAAGACGTCGATTTAGACTTATTGTCCCGGCTGCACTTAACGTCAAAGTATCATTTGCTGCGACTTTTCAGACAATATTACGGAATAACTATCAGGCAATATCTGATTGACACCCGAATAGAAAATGCGAAATTGTATCTGGGAAGAGGGATGTCGGTTACCGAAACCTGTTTTGCTGTAGGGTATAACAGCCTGAGTTCTTTCATCACTTTGTTCAAAACCAAAACCGGCGTTACACCCGCTGAATATCAAAAACAGCAATTTTCAATAAGCACATCTCCTGCTGCTTTTTAA
- a CDS encoding PAS domain S-box protein — MNSSSHNKVNIRHLLLSILTGLVFGVFVWYVWRLDYAEAEQDRRDIAVAQSRLITERFIQRADDEIERLRNFKRRIETHDDNPDLLWEFETDLILAQSLSVPFIQWISPDLTVLRSYGDPDYLSLEQLDPSANDQRRAGLRQSQQDSLLSVSGSYSFRGDGDESQDEKFFIIDIPVYRNETYIGSLAAGLDFDMLFDAVMQQRETYSVKLRDEDGNLFYSYGEHSQEEQNGDLAHKQQLDLYNGRGGFWYSTIVADREELRAEIFANLKLNLVLGFMFSALVGAALYFILGFYSAKRSYGISNRKLRAVIRSSPLAIYTVNKKGIVTDFWNSAAENMFGFRTREVTDQYLPDITKESAVEFQQMIHSVLGGEDFYMEESTRTRKDGTEFDVRVFATPTKKSGGDKGEVLVMVENITLQKETERELQNEKQVSDTILKGQPGLFYLIDEKRHLVRWNKNVNDFFGLTDAELNEMNFLELFIEEERLKVLEAIQNANNTGELEVETVVRSGGELYDFYFNGTLMTIGQRRFIVGNGVNITERNRTRDELQRSLDEKEVLLSEIHHRVKNNLAIIANLIDIQLINIDDETMTEILRETQNRIFSIAGVHEMLYDVKNFSQISFKEYLRKLFRRIFDLYEDKHHLTSYDLRVKVEYLNINQAIPLGLLLTEFITNSFKHGFDRNHAGLITIEITGGSDLIHVVYKDNGKGFETDIFENSSSMGMILSRSLLKQLSAEYSVNGENGFEISFSFTTRMRGAHSTLN, encoded by the coding sequence ATGAACAGCAGTTCGCACAATAAAGTAAATATCAGACACCTGCTTCTTTCCATTCTGACCGGCCTGGTCTTCGGGGTGTTTGTATGGTACGTCTGGCGGCTCGACTATGCCGAGGCTGAACAGGATCGCAGGGATATTGCAGTGGCACAATCGCGACTGATAACTGAACGTTTCATTCAGCGCGCTGATGATGAAATTGAACGGCTCAGGAATTTCAAGCGGCGGATTGAAACACACGATGACAATCCCGACCTGCTATGGGAGTTTGAAACCGATCTGATTCTTGCCCAGTCCCTTTCGGTTCCGTTTATACAGTGGATATCACCCGACCTTACTGTTTTACGGAGTTATGGCGATCCGGATTACCTTTCACTGGAACAGCTCGACCCTTCCGCAAACGATCAGCGAAGGGCAGGGCTGCGTCAGTCGCAGCAAGACTCCCTTTTGTCAGTGAGCGGAAGCTACAGCTTTAGAGGTGATGGGGATGAGAGTCAGGATGAAAAGTTTTTTATCATCGATATTCCGGTCTACAGAAACGAGACGTACATCGGCAGCCTCGCTGCAGGTCTCGACTTCGACATGCTTTTCGATGCAGTGATGCAGCAGCGCGAAACCTACTCCGTTAAACTGAGAGACGAAGATGGGAATCTTTTCTACAGCTATGGAGAGCATAGTCAGGAAGAACAAAACGGGGACCTTGCCCACAAGCAGCAGCTTGACCTTTACAACGGCAGGGGTGGGTTCTGGTATTCGACCATTGTGGCCGACCGTGAGGAGCTTCGTGCAGAAATCTTCGCAAACCTGAAGCTGAACCTGGTTCTTGGGTTCATGTTTTCTGCCTTGGTTGGGGCCGCTCTCTATTTTATACTCGGTTTTTACAGTGCAAAAAGATCCTACGGTATATCGAACAGGAAATTGCGCGCCGTTATCCGCTCATCGCCGCTTGCAATTTATACTGTGAATAAGAAAGGAATTGTCACAGATTTCTGGAACAGTGCCGCAGAGAATATGTTCGGATTCCGCACCCGGGAGGTGACAGATCAATATCTGCCTGATATCACAAAGGAGTCGGCTGTTGAGTTTCAGCAGATGATCCATTCGGTACTCGGGGGAGAAGATTTTTATATGGAGGAAAGTACCAGAACCCGAAAAGACGGTACCGAATTTGATGTACGCGTCTTTGCAACGCCTACAAAAAAATCGGGCGGCGATAAGGGAGAAGTGCTCGTGATGGTCGAGAATATCACACTGCAGAAAGAGACAGAACGCGAGCTTCAGAACGAAAAGCAGGTCAGCGATACCATACTGAAGGGGCAGCCGGGTCTGTTCTATCTCATTGATGAGAAACGTCACCTGGTGCGGTGGAATAAAAATGTAAATGATTTTTTCGGTCTGACCGATGCAGAGCTCAACGAAATGAATTTTCTTGAACTCTTTATCGAGGAGGAGCGACTTAAGGTGCTGGAGGCCATACAGAACGCCAACAACACGGGTGAACTGGAGGTGGAAACTGTGGTGCGATCGGGCGGTGAATTGTATGATTTCTATTTCAACGGAACCCTTATGACCATCGGCCAGCGCCGCTTTATCGTGGGTAACGGCGTCAATATTACCGAACGCAACCGGACACGGGACGAGCTGCAGCGTTCACTGGACGAAAAAGAAGTGCTCCTTTCTGAGATTCACCACCGTGTGAAGAACAACCTGGCCATCATCGCCAACCTGATCGATATTCAGCTCATCAACATCGATGACGAAACTATGACTGAGATCCTGCGCGAGACTCAGAACCGCATTTTTTCCATTGCGGGCGTTCATGAAATGCTCTACGATGTGAAAAACTTTTCTCAGATCTCTTTCAAGGAGTATTTGAGAAAGCTGTTTCGCCGGATTTTTGATCTTTATGAGGACAAACATCATCTCACCAGCTATGATCTGCGGGTAAAGGTAGAGTATCTGAATATCAACCAGGCAATACCGCTTGGGCTGCTGCTCACTGAGTTTATCACAAACTCCTTCAAGCATGGATTTGACAGAAATCATGCGGGACTCATCACCATAGAAATCACGGGCGGCTCCGATCTGATTCATGTGGTATACAAAGATAACGGGAAGGGATTTGAGACGGATATATTTGAAAACTCCTCATCAATGGGCATGATCCTGTCCCGCTCGCTGCTCAAGCAGCTGTCGGCTGAATACTCTGTAAACGGTGAGAACGGCTTTGAAATTTCCTTTTCCTTTACCACCCGCATGAGGGGGGCGCATTCGACGCTTAATTGA
- a CDS encoding competence protein CoiA — translation MKFALIDGMKTKATKGAKGICQCCGSGVYAKCGPIRIHHWAHEPKSKCKSVKEGETRWHRAWKENYPESWQEIKFPDDGTGTWHVADIKTEYDLVIEFQHSHISPKNRSKRESFYQNMIWVVDGTRLENDYSRFLKGLTKLQETQNEHIYSIETPHKYFNSSWLNSSVPVIFDFLGTKSLDINDDPRTYLFCLLPFKDSSRAEILILPRDAFIQYTKEGKLFKKKEIKIIHSIKTRVLVRATTRRRESTHYLDPKRGVFRKKRRF, via the coding sequence ATGAAATTTGCACTTATAGACGGGATGAAAACAAAAGCTACTAAAGGGGCTAAAGGAATCTGCCAATGTTGTGGTTCAGGCGTTTACGCAAAATGTGGTCCCATTCGAATCCATCATTGGGCCCACGAACCAAAAAGCAAGTGCAAATCAGTAAAAGAAGGCGAAACCCGCTGGCACCGAGCTTGGAAAGAAAACTATCCTGAAAGCTGGCAAGAAATCAAATTTCCAGATGATGGAACAGGAACGTGGCACGTTGCAGATATAAAAACAGAATATGATCTCGTAATTGAATTTCAGCATTCACATATCAGTCCTAAAAACCGCAGTAAAAGAGAAAGCTTCTATCAAAACATGATTTGGGTTGTTGATGGAACAAGGCTCGAGAATGACTATTCACGTTTTCTTAAAGGACTAACTAAGCTTCAAGAAACCCAAAACGAACATATTTACTCAATTGAAACACCTCATAAATACTTTAACTCTTCATGGCTCAATAGCTCTGTACCCGTCATCTTTGATTTTTTAGGGACGAAATCTTTAGACATAAACGATGATCCAAGAACTTATCTATTCTGTTTATTACCATTCAAAGATAGTTCAAGGGCTGAAATTTTAATTTTACCACGAGATGCATTTATTCAATACACTAAAGAAGGCAAGTTGTTTAAAAAGAAAGAGATTAAAATTATTCATAGTATTAAAACACGAGTTTTAGTTAGAGCTACCACACGAAGAAGAGAGTCTACTCACTATCTTGATCCTAAACGAGGAGTATTTAGAAAAAAGAGACGTTTTTAA
- a CDS encoding VOC family protein: MKIRVVGIPVRDQEKALKFYTEKLGFIKKRDLPLGEGNRWLTVVSGEKQDGPELLLEPAPNHFEPAKVFQNAVKEAGMPYTQFRVDNVQEEYERLSGKGVEFTMEPTEMGTTKIAMFDDTCGNYMMIVEML, translated from the coding sequence ATGAAAATTAGAGTTGTAGGAATTCCAGTCCGGGATCAGGAAAAAGCACTGAAATTTTATACAGAGAAATTGGGATTCATCAAGAAGAGGGATCTACCGTTGGGTGAGGGAAACAGATGGTTAACGGTGGTATCCGGTGAAAAACAAGATGGTCCTGAGTTGCTTCTTGAGCCTGCACCCAATCATTTTGAGCCTGCAAAGGTCTTTCAGAACGCAGTGAAAGAGGCCGGCATGCCATATACGCAGTTCAGAGTGGATAATGTACAGGAAGAGTACGAGCGATTGTCCGGCAAAGGGGTTGAATTCACCATGGAGCCCACAGAAATGGGAACTACAAAAATTGCGATGTTCGACGACACATGCGGTAACTACATGATGATCGTTGAAATGCTGTAA
- a CDS encoding glycosyl hydrolase 53 family protein, with product MKRAIVLLLFLPAALILFVSACGNEEITSSSVCEEEDFFCEYSSRAFSMGFSTWPYAPSSESVSTTYQFIEDHSDIYSEHIDSEIPWNAWINDLPLPDGFIDLIESKKTEKLPGTELTVSVSILNNARADLAPDYDGSIPDYIDLNDTHIEDAYVKHLAYITRELNPDYLLIAIEVNELLKNAPEKWDSFKLLMDNVKTRISREFPALQISESITLHNFYQPDVQIPEEYIQEVSDYANSMEFVGISFYPFFKGLNTADGFQNAFDFLHENIKRPIVFAETSHLSEDLSVESFNLFIPGNEPEQQEYLEVLALNAQEQEYGYVIWWAHRDYDELWETFPAEVRDLGELWISTGIINEDGAEKEAYTMWQTVLDVPLR from the coding sequence ATGAAAAGAGCTATCGTATTACTACTGTTTTTACCCGCTGCATTGATACTCTTCGTATCCGCATGCGGCAATGAAGAGATCACCTCATCATCCGTGTGTGAAGAGGAGGACTTTTTTTGTGAATATTCTTCAAGAGCCTTCAGCATGGGATTCAGCACCTGGCCTTATGCACCTTCGTCTGAATCTGTTTCCACTACATATCAGTTTATTGAAGACCATTCCGATATTTACTCGGAACATATCGACTCCGAAATACCCTGGAATGCATGGATCAATGATTTGCCCTTGCCTGACGGTTTCATTGACCTGATTGAATCAAAAAAGACGGAAAAGCTGCCCGGCACTGAATTGACCGTCTCCGTAAGTATTTTGAACAATGCCCGGGCGGATCTTGCACCAGATTATGACGGCAGCATCCCCGACTACATCGATCTGAATGACACGCATATCGAAGATGCCTATGTAAAGCATCTTGCCTACATCACCCGGGAGTTAAACCCGGACTATCTGCTGATTGCCATAGAAGTGAATGAGCTGCTAAAAAATGCCCCTGAAAAGTGGGACTCTTTTAAATTGCTGATGGATAACGTTAAAACGAGAATCAGCCGGGAATTTCCAGCGCTGCAAATTTCCGAGTCCATTACATTACATAATTTCTACCAGCCGGATGTTCAGATCCCTGAAGAGTATATTCAGGAAGTCAGCGACTACGCAAATTCCATGGAATTTGTGGGAATAAGCTTCTACCCCTTTTTCAAAGGACTGAATACGGCGGACGGTTTCCAGAACGCTTTCGACTTTCTGCATGAAAATATCAAAAGGCCTATTGTATTTGCTGAGACAAGTCATCTGTCGGAAGATTTGTCTGTTGAATCCTTCAATTTATTTATTCCCGGAAATGAACCGGAGCAACAAGAGTACCTCGAAGTACTCGCTCTAAATGCACAGGAGCAGGAGTACGGTTACGTCATCTGGTGGGCACACCGCGATTATGACGAACTTTGGGAAACCTTTCCGGCTGAAGTCAGGGATTTGGGAGAATTGTGGATCAGTACTGGGATTATCAATGAAGACGGAGCAGAAAAGGAAGCCTACACGATGTGGCAAACGGTTTTAGACGTACCGTTAAGATAA
- a CDS encoding DUF6090 family protein → MEQNKVRTYTLYAVGEVALVMIGILLALQVNNWNEERLDRIKEQEILHDLKVEFEANLVDLQRTLNEHRIVYAELKELQQISLSGNFDNPALDSLTFGFIRWFTFTDRPGASSNLINSGNLNLISNKELRDLITQWPGIAADVKDDEVFMVDYIREILMPLLAELYPLSNVEQVNDRWIRSFEGYRLDLYETVKPLEQVNWNRLLDNNTFQSHLALRKLLQTHSMIEGEKAERACLEILRLINEELGLLL, encoded by the coding sequence ATGGAACAGAATAAAGTCCGCACATATACACTGTATGCGGTTGGGGAAGTAGCCCTGGTCATGATCGGGATACTGTTAGCCCTTCAAGTGAACAACTGGAATGAGGAACGGCTCGACAGGATAAAAGAACAGGAAATCCTTCATGATTTAAAAGTTGAGTTTGAAGCAAACCTGGTTGACCTGCAGCGAACCTTAAATGAACATCGAATCGTTTATGCGGAGCTCAAAGAACTTCAGCAAATATCTCTGTCGGGAAATTTTGATAACCCTGCCCTGGATAGTCTCACCTTTGGATTTATACGATGGTTCACCTTTACGGATCGTCCGGGTGCATCAAGCAATCTGATTAACTCCGGCAACCTGAATCTGATTTCAAATAAAGAGTTGAGGGATCTGATCACTCAATGGCCGGGAATTGCAGCTGATGTGAAGGATGACGAAGTCTTTATGGTTGACTATATCAGGGAAATACTCATGCCACTTCTCGCAGAGCTTTATCCTCTTTCCAATGTTGAGCAGGTCAATGATCGGTGGATCCGATCCTTTGAAGGTTACAGACTGGATCTTTATGAAACGGTGAAACCTTTAGAGCAGGTAAACTGGAACAGATTACTAGACAATAATACTTTTCAAAGTCATTTGGCTTTGAGAAAGCTACTCCAAACTCATTCAATGATAGAGGGTGAAAAAGCAGAGAGGGCTTGTTTGGAAATCCTTCGATTAATCAATGAAGAGCTGGGGCTATTGCTGTAA
- a CDS encoding DUF6090 family protein: MLRFFRHLRQNLFSGNMNDQANPRTQFNKTSYRAFRYLLYALGEIVLIVVGILLALYLDNINSEKQARETEIEMLEELRSNLVSNIDILNRTLRTESEYLHYNEMILDYLDDRKPYDETLDRAFAVYFWTISTNPVTGGYEFLKSKGIDLITNDSLRNEISFIFENEFSILKNENEVWSNNLQQNISYPYHVKHFRRYYATDENNNEIELARPFDYQSLLDDNEFKSINTEIISNRKWNINSLEVLIREIEHLIVQIDAELER, translated from the coding sequence ATGCTACGCTTCTTCCGTCATCTTCGTCAAAACTTATTCTCCGGGAACATGAATGATCAGGCCAATCCACGTACTCAGTTCAACAAAACTTCCTACCGGGCATTCAGATATCTTTTATATGCCTTGGGTGAGATTGTACTGATTGTGGTGGGGATTCTTCTTGCACTTTACCTTGACAACATCAATTCTGAAAAGCAGGCGAGGGAGACTGAAATTGAAATGCTGGAAGAGCTCAGATCCAACCTGGTCAGCAATATTGACATACTGAATCGTACGCTGAGGACAGAGTCAGAATATCTCCACTACAATGAGATGATCCTGGACTATCTTGATGACCGAAAACCATATGATGAAACGCTCGACAGAGCATTTGCCGTCTATTTCTGGACCATCTCCACCAATCCGGTCACCGGTGGATATGAATTCCTGAAATCCAAAGGGATTGATTTGATTACCAATGACAGTTTGCGGAACGAAATCAGCTTCATTTTTGAAAATGAATTCTCCATTCTTAAAAATGAAAACGAAGTCTGGTCAAACAATTTGCAGCAAAACATCTCCTATCCGTACCATGTAAAACATTTCAGGAGATACTATGCCACAGATGAAAACAACAATGAAATTGAGCTGGCCAGACCATTCGACTATCAGAGTCTGCTTGATGACAACGAGTTTAAAAGTATCAATACTGAAATTATCTCCAACCGAAAATGGAATATCAACAGCCTTGAGGTTCTGATCCGGGAAATTGAGCATTTAATTGTGCAGATTGATGCGGAACTTGAGAGATGA